The genome window GCAATCAAAGGATAACGAATGTCACCAATTCCGCCTTCTTTCCTAGATGTCTTCTTCCAAGCAAGATGTGAATATTCACTGTCGATAGAGACACCCAAAACTTCAGCACCCAATTTTTTGAATTCGTCCAACTTTGTGTCATAATCAATGATTTCAGTTGGGCATACAAAAGTAAAATCCAATGGATAGAAAAACAATACAACCCATTTCCCTTTGTATTCTGATAATTTGATTTCTTTGAAAGATTCTCCAATTACGGCAGTTGCCTTAAATTCTGGAGCTTGCGATGTTACTTGCGGCATATATTTCCTCTTAATATTTAGACTAGTTCTATTAGTTAGACTCTAGCCGCCTTTGGCCATAAGAAATTTCTCCATAAATTCGGTGATATCCCGAATGTTACGGTTGATCATTTTTCTCATTTCCGGAGGGATATTTTGGGATTTTATAACCCGGTAGTAATTTAAGGCATTCTTTAGCATTTTCCTGCGAGCAAATTCTTGAGCTTTCATTAACATCGGTTTGTATTTAAAGTATGAATATTCCATGATCGAGTAATTTTTAGATAAGCGAAAGCCATGTGGAATTTTACCGAAGTCATAGGTAAGAGTCAAGAATGGAGCATCATCAACTTCTGGGGGTTTGAGCTCGAGGACACCATGGAGAATTTTTTCGGGTTCCTGTTCTTCCTCTTTCGGGTCAAGCTCACCTAGTTGTTCGTCTAAGTCGCCATCGACAATTTCAATATCAGGTGAATCTACATCATCCAGATCCGGCTCGCCCATCGGACGAGGCATACCATCAGGAGTTCGACCATCCAATTGAAAATCTTCGGGATCAGGTAGACCAATCGACGGAAGTCCAGCTATTTCTTGCGGTAGCTCATCCTTCGTTTCTGGTTTTTCATGATCAAATGCTTGTGGCAGATCCAGATTTGAGACAGGGCTATCTGGCGTTGTTTTGAAATTCTCAGGTTCCGGAAGTTGGATCTCATCTCCAGGATTCTGAGTAGGTAGAACTCCTGTAGATGGATCAGGTAATTTGCTCTCGTCTATGGAATCATGTATTTTCTGAGTGATCGGATCAGGAAGATCAATAGTACTAAGCTCAATTGCTTCAGGTGTTAGCTTAAAAAGTTTTCCATCTTCACGAGTAAATTCTTCCGGATCAGGAAGATTGATATCTGGTAGGTCTTCAGGTATCGGAGATGGTGGATAATAAGGTTCTAAACTATCCGAAAGGCTTCCATCAGGTTTAGGGCTTTTTTTATTTTGTTGCTGCTTCTTTTCTTCTGCTTTGCGCTTAAGATACTCTTCTCTTTCTTTGAATAGATCTTGTTTACGTCTATCATCACCTGATCTGCGATCTTTACGGTTGAGTCCAGATCGCCTATCTTTTCTTATGCGGCGTTCTAAACCCGATCGCCTATCAACCAATGGCAAGTCTTTGAATTTATCCCACTCGCGAGTAAAGAAGGTATCCTCTGGTAAATCCATTGGACCATCTGGTGAATCATCCGTAAGCGTATCTGGTGGAATAAATTCTACCTCATCTGACTCTTTTGAAGGAGCAAATGATTCTGGCCCTGTGTTGCGGTCGGCATAAGAAGTAGGCTTGCTTGGTTGTTGAATACTACTAGGAGGAGAACTCGGACTGCCACCTACTACTTGATAGACGATTGGTGCAGGAAAATATCCTGGAGGAAGTTGCCTTTCAAAACTTGGAGCTTGAGCTCCAGCGGACATTGTGTCCGATCCTGGTTGCTGTGGAGCAATAGGTTGTGTTGGATAAGGAATATAAATTGGAGTTCCAGAAATAGCTTGGCCTGGACTTCCACCGCTCGGCTGTCCACCAGGTAAATAATCTCCCGGGTCTTGAGATCCTCCCATGGAAGGTGGTGAAGCCATACCTGAAGGCATTGGAGGATAGAATCCTCTTTGCAGAGATTCAGAAAGTGCTTCTGCTATCTCTCGAATAGCTTCTGCTAAATCACGGAGTGGAATGGGACCTGAAGGAAATTGTCCTGATGCGGAATCGTCATCCCAATCTTCATTATTGATTGCTTCTTGTCTTTGATTGTAACCTTTTAGATCCTCAATATTCTGAATGAGTTTTTTCTTAATTTCTTCGTCTGGAATTCTTGCTTCCGTTCTCTGATAGATCTCCAAAGCACCAGAAACATTTTCTTTCTCAACTAAGGCTTCCGCATTGAGAAGCGGTCTTCTATGATGCGAATATTTTGAGTTTTTGCTAATGATGTCATCGGCTGAATGTGTGACTTGCGGTTTGGATGTGCGGGATCGTTCATTGGAGCCTGATTCGTTGGAATCCGATGAGCCGTAATTTCCGAGTGGCAGGTTTTCAGGCTGGTCTTTGTTAGAATTGCGGTTTGGTTGCGAATTGGATTTTGAAGATTGTTCATAGTTACCGCTATTGGATCCATTTCTACCAGAAGAATCCGAGATATTACGATCCGATCCTGAATCCTTATTGGGATTCTTGGAAGTTGGTTCACGTAAAGCAGTATAAAGACCCGCTCCCGCACCAGAGAGTCCGAGGAGTAATAAAAGTGCGGTTAACATAACTATCTACTATCTATCATCGTGAATTAAGACACCCTTTCTTGATACATTCAAGCTAAAATCTGCTTGACAGAAGCCTTCATTCCCAGAAATATGAAAAAATATGAAGGCAGTCGCTAAGAAAAACATGAGTTTTGGTTCCAGTCCAGATAATCAGGATGGTCTACAGTTGAAAATCACCTTCGACGAAGACACAAAGACAGCTTATGGAGATTTTACCTGTCATGAGAAATTCCAAGGTCAACCGGATACGATCCATCCTGGAATTTTATCTACTATATTAGATGAAATCATGATGAAAATCAATGAAGCGATGAACTTTGAGACCCAGACAGGCGAACTCACTGTTCGTTTTTTACAGCCCGCTTTTGTAAATGAGCCTCTGCATTTACGCGGATGGTTTGTTAAGAAGAACAAAAAAGTCATTGAGAATAGAGCTGAGATAGAGAATGAAATTGGCAAAATAGTTGCCCGTGGAAAGGGAAAATATATCGAAGCGGAAGACTAGATATTTATCGTGGTCAATATGCCGATGTGGTGGAATTGGTAGACGCAGTGGATTCAAAATCCACCGAGGGCAACCTCTTGCCGGTTCGATTCCGGCCATCGGTACCAAGTTTATTTTTTGGCTAAAGACTTGGCTTTCTCAGTAGGGAGAACAACCACATCCCTACTTTCCCAAGCTTCAATAATTCCTGCTACAACCTCCATCGGATTCTCAAAGTTTTTACTTAAAACTTGAATAATCTTCAAAAAACCATCCTTATCTCCTAAGGAATTTTCAGGTAAACCCGTTCGAACACCTGCGGGACAACTCACAGAAACTTTTACATTTGTTCCGACACATTCCATTGCGAGTGCGCGTGCGAATCCCACTAAACCAAACTTAGCTGAAGTATAAATGGACATATTCTTTACAGCAGGAAGGAGCCCAGCAATCGCGGACACTATATGAATATGTCCTTTGCCTTTTTTCTCAAAAAATCTTTTGGATATCTGAGCTATTGCCACAGGAGCAAGCAAATCCACAAGATAGGTATGATGAATGTCATCTAAACTCATATCTGCAAATGCTCCGTAATAAGCAGAACCTGACGCAATAACGACTGTAGTCGGATCGGATTCTTCTATTATTTTCGAAAAGCTATTCTGTATATTCACGAGTTCATCGTGTAGATCTAACCTGTACAATCGATCTTGATTCCAAAAACTTTCTGTAGGTTTATGATTCCGGTATGTGCCATAAATATTAGCTCCAGCATTGAACAAAGTCTCTGCAAATGCGGAACCAATTCCACCATTGGATCCTATGATCAAAATGTTCTGATTTTTAAGTTGAGTATTTTCCACATTTTTTAGACTAATGAATTGCTCGCATCAATCTCCAATTAGGAAAACTATTGTTAAAATGTTATTCGAAGAAGGAGTAAACTATTTTTTTTTCAAGGGAAGTCCCGATTCTGTGATTAGAATCGACTCATCCATTCAATCCTTCTATGATTTTCCGATCAAAAAAATTCCTAAACTGCCTTCTCTATTCTCTGATCCTTCTCTAGCACCAAGATTTTTATATGATATTCGTTGGAATAGACGGAACTATCCATCAAAGGAAATAAATATCCCAGATTACATTTCCAAATCGAATCAATCTAATCCCAAACCTGAAATTTTTACAAAAAAATCTTACCAATACCAAATTGGAGGCCTTATCTCAGGGAAACATTTTCTTGAACGAACCACAAGAAATCAGATGATCTCTACACGCTATCTTTCTCTTCGTGATATCGTTAATCCGAACTACAATGAAAACGAAGTTTTAGAAGAAATTGACAAACTCTACTTCAAGAAAGGAGATAAGAATACACTTTCTAAGTTGGTCAAAATTTTATACGCAGGGAAACCTAGCGAAGAAAGAGATATAATTGCGAACCTTTTTGCTCACGAGCCAACATTTGCAAATTTCCTGAGAAACCAAATATTTCATATAGAAATTCTACCTTTAATCCATGGAATTTTTCTCCAGGAAATACTTGCAAAGATGGATGAAAGATTTATAAAACATTCCTTGCCGACATTATCTGCACCTGTGAGAAGAGTCATAGAAAAGTCTGTCTCTAAGAATAAATTCTCAAGTATTCTCAATTCTCCAAGCATGGAACCGCCGCAAGGTGAATCATTGGTAGAAAAAATTGAAGCCTTAATATTTAGTAGATTTTCGAGAAGTATCTATTATGAAGAAGGTAATTATATAAGCTATAGAATTCCGAAGCAAGGCAACGATGATTATATTCAATCATTCGTTGGAACTAATACAAATCGATTTAATTTTGTGACAACAATTACTCAACCATCCAATCAAGCAGAGCAAACTTCAATTAGAGATTCGGAGACATTCATAGAATTTTTCTCGCAATCTGGCAATCACCTATTCTTTAGAATTCTAGATTGGATAGATATCATTCGATTTGATACGATCATTCATCTGCGAGAATTTGAGTCCATTGAGTACTATCGCCTTCCTCCTGGACTCATAATTACAATTCCCTACTATGCAACATCCAAATACACAATAGGTTGCGGAATTACGAAATCTCGAAAATCCTTTGAATTTTTGCTACTGGGTTTTGCCTATTGAAATAGAAAAAGATTTCCTAATAAACAATTATGCAATTCCAATCCTATTTAGTTTTGATTCTCGAGATTGCATCTAACCAAAGTTTGATTTCTTTATCTCTCGCATCTTGCTTCATAGAAGGTTTAAATTCCGTTGCTTTATTGTCCAAAGATTTTAAGTAAGCCAATGAAGGAAAGAATCCTGTTTCCAATCCTGCAAGATAGGCTGCTCCAAGAACAGTAGTGTCAACATTGGACGGTCGAACTACTTTTGTATTCAAAATATCTGATTGGTATTGCATAAGAAATTTATTGGAAGTAGCTCCACCGTCAACACGCAAAACTTTCAAAGATTTGCCAGTGTCTTTTTCCATAGCTTTTACCAATTCATAAGATTGAAGCGCAATCGATTTGAGTGCTGCTCTCGTAATCTGCGCGGGAGTCGTATCTCGAGACAAACCAAATATTGCACCACGAGCATCCATATCCCAATGAGGTGCGCCTAATCCTGCAAAGGCTGGCACAAAAACGATATCATCTTCCGATTTCAATTTTTTTACTAATTTTTCAGAATCTGCAGATTTAGGAAAAAACTTAAGATTATCACGCAAGTATTGTATTACAGCACCACCGATAAAGATTGATCCTTCCAAACAATATACCGTTCGTCCTTCACCACCTAATGCTAAAGTTGTGACCAATCCGCTATTGGATAGTTTGAATTCGTCACCAGTATTGAATAAGAGAAAGCATCCTGTTCCATACGTATTTTTTGCTTCTCCCACTTCTGTACACAATTGACCAAAAAGCGCGCCTTGCTGATCACCAACGAGGGAGGCGATCGGAATTCCATCAGGAATCCCTTTTAAGTTCTGTGTAGTTCCAAATAAGGATCTTGAATTCTGAACTTCAGGAAGAATGGACTTCGGTATTGAGAGAATATCTAATAGTTCTTGATCCCATACTTTATCTTTAATATTATAAATCAATGTTCTAGAAGCATTAGTGTAGTCTGTTTTATGGGATCTACCGTCTGTTAGCTTGTATAAGAGCCAAGAATCAATCGTTCCAAATTGAATGTCTCCCATTTCAGCCTTTTGTCTGACACCTTTAACATTATCGAGAATCCATTTGATCTTCGTTCCACTAAAATATGCATCAATGACAAGTCCTGTTTTTTTTCTAAAAAGATGTTCCAGGTGTTTGGATTTGAGTTCTTGGCAATAAGCAGACGTTCTACGACATTGCCACACGATTGCATTGTAAACAGGCTTTCCTGTTTTTCTATCCCATAATACAGTTGTTTCTCTTTGATTGGTAATTCCAATTGCGACTGCATCCTTTAGAGAAAGTCCACCTTCGCTTACAGCTTGTTTAATTAATTTTAAAGTTTTATTCCAGATTTCTTCTGGATCATGTTCAACCCAACTTGGTTTTGGGAAATGCTGCTTGAATTCTTGATAGGCTGAAGAGATAGCCTTGCCTTTATCGTTAAAGCAATAGGTTCGTATTCCTGTAGTTCCAGCGTCGATTCCAATGATGAATGATTTTTTATTGTGCATTGAATTGCTTCCTTTTAAAATTAAATTTCAATTTCTAGACCTTCGTAGGCCATTTTTATCTCTAAACGTCCAGATGCGTCAAACATTTCTTTGTATTTCAATGCTCGCAAAAACACCGCATCCAATTTCTCATCATCATAAGAAGGATCATGATGAAACATAACCAATTTCTTGACCCCTGCTCGAAGAGCAATATCAGTTGCCATGGAAGCAGAACTATGACCCCAGTCAATTTTTTGCAAAGATTCTTCAAATGTATATTGGGTATCAAAAACCAAGACATCTGCACCCTGAAAATATTCAAGATACTGATCAATATTATCCATTTCATCTAAATTGAATTCAGCATCACTCGCAAATATCAGAGACTTGTCACCCTCACTGAATCTATACGAAAAGCTCCCACCTGGATGGCGCATAGACTTACTTGTGACGGAAATATGTGGGCCTAAATTAAAACTCTCGCCCTCTGCATGCTCAATAAATGTTTTCTCAGCAAGATATTGATCTAATGGAACTGGGAAATGAGTAAATGCATGTTGGTATCTAAGTCTTTCTTCCAATTTATTCATGGCAGTATGAAATTCAAATTTGTTACCAGGAATAAACAAAGGAACAAAGAAAGGCATACCTTGTATATGATCCCAATGTGTATGAGTCATTACCCAATAGGCCTCACCTTTTCCCTTTCCAAATTCTTTTTCCATCAATTGGTTTCCTAGATCACGAACTCCTGTGCCTGAATCGAGAAGAATCAAGCGATCTTCCTTATCTCGGATCTCTAAAGATGTGGTGTTACCCCCGTAAGTACTGTGTCGGGAAAAAGATAAGCCGTCCAGAAATCTTTGAATACTTTCTGAACTCTGCAAATCCATGGGTGTTGCAAGCGTAAGAATCGATTCAATTTTCGATCGAATGTATTCTGGTCTTACTGGAGAACCGATGGAGCCTCTGACTCCCCAAAATTTTACTCTCATAGTTGGATGTACAATTGAATGAAATCCCCCTTATGTTTTTCCACTGAATTTTTATTTTTTTTGTTGAAATCATAGAAAAAATAGAAAAACTGGGGGCTTAACTATGTTCTCAACTGAAATCAAAAAAGAAAACGGAATCTGTACCATAATGATCAATGGAAGCGTAAGCCTCAAGAATGCTGTCCAGATGAAAGATACAATCATACAACAAGCGGATGCTGGGAACTTGAATATAGTATTAGAATTTACTGATTCAGTCTATCTAGACAGTTCTGGCATTGGTGCTATATTCAACGCACAGAAATATCTTTCTGAAAAGAACGGCAATCTTAAGTTAAAAAATGTTTCTAAAGATGTTATGACAATCTTAAGGATTGCCAATCTTGATAAACACCTTGATATTATTAAATAATAAACCTATACTTTCAATTCTTGAATTGTATAAATAAGAAAAGATACAATTCCACTAAACACATAGAAAAAGATCACACCGTATAGAACCCAAGGCCAGCGCTCAGCACCGATCTGGTATACCAACAATAAAAGTCCAGTAATAACAATCGCTAACTTACCCCATGTAAACTTGCCTCGAATCGCAACTTGAGGTTTAGAATATCGAATCGTCGATACCATAAGAACTGCAACTAGAACAAACATTGCAATAGCTAAAAATGCAGGAACAGGAATCACTTTCGTCGCCATTGGAAATATTCCAACGATGACTCCTGCAACAGGAGATGGTAGACCAGTAAATGAATGTGGATCACTTGCGACATTGAATCGAGCCAATCTATATGCAGCACAAATTGGAAAAAGTGCAGCTATCAACATCCCAACAGGAAAAAGATCCGTCTGGTTGAATAAATCTATTTTGAAATCCTCGAATACCATTTTATACATAAGAAATCCAGGAGCGATTCCAAAAGTAGTAAGGTCAGCAAGACTATCTAGATCTGCACCAAGCTCAGTTGTAGCGTCTAAAGCACGAGCAGCCATCCCGTCAAATCCGTCAAATAATGCTGCCAATATTATTAGAAATCCAGATAAGGAATAATATCTAATTGCGGAAGGATCGTTTTTTGTTATTTCTGATGCAACGAGCATTGCAGCAAACCCAAGAGTTAAGTTGCCTAAGGTCAAAGTGTTCGGAATCCATGCGAGTTTCTTTTTCATTTTATTTCACTCATTGTATTATTTATAAATCTTTTAGGACTTACTCTAAAGTCCAAGCCTTCCACATATCCTTCACTATATAAATGATAACCGAGACATCCAATCATAGCGCCATTATCAGTGCAAAGTAGTTTTGATTGTGGATATATAATTCTTAGATTATCAGACTCGTGCAGATTGTCCAGCTTCTTTCTAAGAGTGCTATTTGCAAGGACTCCACCTCCCGCAACAACTGTTGAAATCCCTGTAAGCTTGCAGGCTTTTTTGATATTTCTGATCACATGATCAAAGCAGGATTCTTGGAATTCAAATGCAATCCGATCAGTATCCAGATTTGGATTGTCGCGAACAAGATAGAGAAGAGCTGTCTTAAGTCCGCTAAACGAAAAACTTAGATCGTCTGCCTTAGCTCCAGCCATGAGTCTAGGAAGTAGATTTACTTTTAGATCCTTTTGATTACCTTGAACCCTTTGTAAATATTGGTTCGCTTGAGCTTCCACATGGGGTCCTCCCGGATAAGGAAGCTTCAAAATGGAAGCTGCCTTATCGAAGGCTTCACCCAAAGCATCATCCAATGTATCGCCGATTTTTTCTAATTTTTTCCAACCATGATGGATGTAGAGACTGGAATTGCCACCAGATAGCAATAAACCAAGATACGGAAAATTCAATTCTTCACCATTTATATCCAACTTATCTTTGCCCTTGGATACTTTGGATGAGTCATCTGCCTTGGAAGGATTATTTAACCGAACAGCTGCTATATGAGCCTCAAGATGGTCACAGGGAACTATCGGTGTTCCATGAACCAAACCAATACATCTTGCAAGCATTGCACCAATCATAAGAGAACCCATGAGTCCAGGATTGGATGCAACAGCCACATAAGATAGTTCGGTTAGCTCAATATTTGCTTCAAGCAAAGCAGATTCCAAAATGGAATTGATCTTTTCTAAATGCGCTCTTGACGCAATTTCAGGAACGACTCCCTTGTAAACTGCGTGAGCATCAATCTGACTGTATATCTTGAGGGATCTTATGATCCTCCCATCCTCTACGACTCCAATAGATGTTTCGTCGCAGGAGGATTCGATTCCCAATCCTATCATGGATTGGAAAGTTTTTGTATTGCAGTCTCTAGCTGGGGATCAAATTCCCGATTGATCAGAGCAGGTTTCTTACCAACCATAGTCTCTGAGAAATAAAGAAACTTAGCAAATGAATCCGGTAAGGAAATTTTTTCTTTCTTAATTCGATTGAGGAACTCATTCGAATTAGTAGAATTGTATTCTGGTTTTTCTTTTGCAAATTCTTTTAGAATTCCAGATTTAGCTAATTTCTCAAGATAGAATTTATCTTCTTCTCGTGCTGTGAGAGGTTCAACGACAAAGTCAGGCTCAATTCCTTTACCATGTATAGAAACTCCCGATGGAGTATAGTATTTTTGAATCGTGAGCGCAACCGCAGTGTCATGTGGAAGATTGTAGATATTTTGCACACTTCCCTTTCCAAATGATTTGGTTCCAAGTAAAGTCGCTCGTTTTTGGTCTTTTAAAGCACCCGCTACAATTTCTGAGGCACTCGCAGAACCGTTGTTCATCAATATAATAATAGGAATCTTTAGAAATTTATTAGGAGAGTTTCCAGATTTATAGGATCGAATCATCTTACCTTCACGCCCTCTAACTGAAACAACTTCTTTGCCCGACTCGAGGAATAGCTCAGAAATCTGAACCGAAAGATCTAAAAGACCACCTGGGTTATTTCTAAAATCTAAAACTAATCCTTTTGCACCCTTCTTTTCAAAACCGGAAACTGCTTCCGCAAATTCTTTCGCTGTTGTATCTTTACCCATAAACTGAAGCAATCGTATGTAGCCTATTTTTTCTTTTTCGATAAAGGCAGTTTTCATATACTGAATCTTAATCATTTCACGAACTAAATCTACATCAAAAGGTTTTTGGTTCTTGCGCTCGATTTTGAGGCTGATCCCAGTTCCCACTTCTCCACGCATCATTCCGATTGCTTCATTTAGATTCATGGACTGAGTTTTGGCACCGTTGATTTCAATGATTTTGTCTTCGGGCATAAGTCCCGCACGAGATGCAGGAGTATCATCGATGGGAGATACAATTACAATTTTACCATCAAGAAAAATAACTTCAATTCCCAATCCACCAAAAGTTCCTCTTGTTTCCGATTGCAATTCTTTGTATTCATCTTTGGATAGAAATCTGGTATGAGGATCCTTGAGGCTTGCAAGGATTCCTTGGATTGCACCTTTGTAGAGCTCAGGTTCATTTACTTTCTCAACATAATCCGTTTCCAGATATGAAACAATTTCATGCAAAATTTGCAGATACTCTTCAGATTCCCCAGATAAAGCTCTTACTTTTTGAAATGGATAAAAGCTCGTAATTCCAATGAAGATTCCAATACTGAAATATAATAATTTGGAAGATAATTTCATTCTGACCTCGTAATTAATTTGTGCAATTCAGGCTTTTTCTCTCTAAGCAATTCTAGTGTCTGATCGGGATCTAAGCGAAATACTTTACAGGAGTCCTTGAATATCTGTAGATCCGAAGTAAGAGTTGCACCCTCTTTGACAGTGATTCCTTCAGCAACGCGAGTCTGAGCGAGTTTTTCTAGAACTCGATTGAGATCGGCTTCAGTAACATTTTCCTTATTGGGTGCACAGAACAAAACTAGCGAAAAGAAAAAAAGCAGAATAGAAGTATAGATTGGTTTCAAATTTTCCTCTACGTTTAGACTGAAAATTCAAGGACCAAAGGTCAATTAGTAAAATCTATAGATTCCAATCAATTTACCCATAACTTGCGCTTTTTTAGATTTTATTGGTTTCAATTTGGCATTTCTAGGTTCTAGTCGAATATGATCCGATTCTTTGTAAAAAACTTTTAGAGTAGCTTCATCTTCGACTAAAGCAACAACAATCTCACCATTCCTCGCGGTTTCTTTTTTCTGGATGATTGCTAAATCACCGTCGTTGATACCTGCTTCGATCATAGAATCACCAACGACTCTTAAAGCAAAAGTTCCAGGTTTTTTCGCAAGACGGTCTGGAATGGGAATATAACCTTCCACGTTTTCTTCAGCTAGAATCGGCATCCCAGCTGCAACTCGACCCAGAACTGGAATAGTCATAACTTGAGCTGGAAGAGATTCCAGAGCGTCGTTTCTTGTCAGCTCAATTGCACGAGACTGATTCTTTTGAGTCTTAATAAATCCTTTCTTCTCAATTGCCTTGAGATGATCGTAAGCTCCCTTAGCCGTGATTTCGAACTTATCCCCAATCTCGCGAATGGTTGGCGGCATTCCACGTTCTTTCATGGAATTCAAAATAAATTTATATACTAGTTCTTGCTTGTCAGTGAGGTCTTTCATACTACTATACAAGTAAAAAGGAAATATATGTTATGTCAAATAAAAAATCAGATTTTCAGGTATTCACTTTTGAGCAAAAAAGATCCATCAGAAATCACTTCATCCGTAAGTTCAATTCCCGATATGATCTCAATTCGATCATCAACTGCTTGCCCGGTTTCCACTTTTTTCGCTGTGAAACTTCCGTCATCATTGCGAATAAAAACAATTTTCTCACCTTCTATAGAATGCACACATACACTAGGTAGAGAATAGAATTTCTTTTTTTCATCGCTTGAAACCAAACCTTGAACGACAGCACTGATCGATTGACCTGGACGCAATTTTCCTTTTGCAT of Leptospira sp. GIMC2001 contains these proteins:
- a CDS encoding S41 family peptidase, which translates into the protein MKLSSKLLYFSIGIFIGITSFYPFQKVRALSGESEEYLQILHEIVSYLETDYVEKVNEPELYKGAIQGILASLKDPHTRFLSKDEYKELQSETRGTFGGLGIEVIFLDGKIVIVSPIDDTPASRAGLMPEDKIIEINGAKTQSMNLNEAIGMMRGEVGTGISLKIERKNQKPFDVDLVREMIKIQYMKTAFIEKEKIGYIRLLQFMGKDTTAKEFAEAVSGFEKKGAKGLVLDFRNNPGGLLDLSVQISELFLESGKEVVSVRGREGKMIRSYKSGNSPNKFLKIPIIILMNNGSASASEIVAGALKDQKRATLLGTKSFGKGSVQNIYNLPHDTAVALTIQKYYTPSGVSIHGKGIEPDFVVEPLTAREEDKFYLEKLAKSGILKEFAKEKPEYNSTNSNEFLNRIKKEKISLPDSFAKFLYFSETMVGKKPALINREFDPQLETAIQKLSNP
- the lexA gene encoding transcriptional repressor LexA, with translation MKDLTDKQELVYKFILNSMKERGMPPTIREIGDKFEITAKGAYDHLKAIEKKGFIKTQKNQSRAIELTRNDALESLPAQVMTIPVLGRVAAGMPILAEENVEGYIPIPDRLAKKPGTFALRVVGDSMIEAGINDGDLAIIQKKETARNGEIVVALVEDEATLKVFYKESDHIRLEPRNAKLKPIKSKKAQVMGKLIGIYRFY